In Proteus vulgaris, one DNA window encodes the following:
- a CDS encoding LysR family transcriptional regulator: MDKIKASEVFVTIVKQGSMIKAADYLGMSRAMVTRYLNEMEEWAGVRLLHRTTRKQSLTSVGEMVYEQSLQLLEMAERIPANIPKERHQISGLVRITSSQSLANSILSVAICEFMQRYPLIAVDLQITNQTVNLVEERIDIALRITNHLEPNLIARPLATCLSVVCAHKDYLVKKGIPKTPDDLAQHQCLTYRFFGRSLWEFNLGDKRYSVPVGGNLSANESVVLLQATLKGAGISLQPYYSAKPYLESGELEHVLADYQAQPMGIYAVLASRQNMPAAVRVLLDFLVEWFSSSSHWLGLSGKGEL; encoded by the coding sequence ATGGATAAAATAAAAGCATCAGAAGTTTTTGTGACTATTGTGAAGCAAGGTAGCATGATAAAAGCTGCTGATTATCTAGGTATGTCTAGAGCCATGGTAACTCGCTATTTAAATGAAATGGAGGAATGGGCGGGTGTTCGTTTATTGCATAGAACAACACGCAAACAGAGCTTAACATCTGTTGGTGAGATGGTTTATGAACAAAGTTTGCAATTATTAGAAATGGCAGAACGTATCCCTGCCAATATTCCTAAAGAGCGTCATCAAATTAGTGGGCTTGTTCGTATTACCAGTTCACAATCATTAGCAAATAGCATTTTATCTGTTGCTATTTGTGAGTTTATGCAGCGTTATCCTTTAATTGCTGTCGATTTACAAATTACTAATCAAACAGTGAATTTGGTGGAAGAACGCATTGATATTGCTTTGCGTATTACTAATCATCTTGAGCCTAATTTAATTGCGCGGCCGCTGGCAACATGCCTTTCCGTAGTATGTGCTCATAAAGATTATTTAGTAAAAAAAGGAATACCGAAAACACCGGATGATCTCGCTCAACATCAGTGTTTAACTTATCGTTTTTTTGGTCGTAGCTTGTGGGAATTCAATTTAGGAGATAAACGTTATTCTGTGCCCGTTGGCGGTAATTTGAGTGCTAATGAATCCGTTGTGTTATTGCAAGCAACATTAAAAGGAGCGGGAATATCATTACAGCCTTATTATTCAGCAAAACCTTATCTTGAAAGTGGAGAGTTAGAACACGTTTTAGCTGACTATCAAGCTCAACCTATGGGGATTTATGCTGTTTTAGCAAGTCGGCAAAATATGCCAGCTGCAGTACGTGTATTGCTCGATTTTCTTGTTGAATGGTTTTCATCCTCTTCACATTGGCTTGGTTTATCGGGTAAAGGCGAGCTTTAA
- the ruvX gene encoding Holliday junction resolvase RuvX gives MSNRTVMGFDFGTKSIGAAIGQEITGTARPLASFKAKDGIPDWSQIEKIIKEWQPDLVIVGLPLNMDGTEQLVTTQAKKFANRLHGRFGVQIALHDERLSTVEARSHLFEHGGYRSLDKGSVDATSAVIILESWFEQQC, from the coding sequence ATGTCAAACAGAACAGTAATGGGCTTTGATTTTGGCACTAAAAGTATTGGTGCTGCTATTGGTCAAGAAATCACAGGAACTGCTAGACCTTTAGCTTCATTTAAAGCCAAAGACGGCATTCCTGATTGGTCTCAGATCGAAAAAATCATAAAAGAATGGCAACCTGATTTAGTCATTGTGGGTTTACCTCTTAATATGGATGGCACGGAGCAATTAGTCACAACACAAGCAAAAAAATTTGCCAATCGCCTACATGGAAGATTTGGTGTTCAAATTGCCTTGCATGATGAACGCCTTAGTACCGTTGAAGCTCGTTCTCACCTTTTTGAGCATGGTGGCTATCGTTCATTAGATAAAGGCAGCGTGGATGCAACATCTGCCGTTATTATTCTTGAAAGCTGGTTTGAACAGCAATGCTAA
- the proC gene encoding pyrroline-5-carboxylate reductase translates to MEHRNIAFIGAGNMAQAIIAGLIQGGYPAHKITVSSPSAIRREPLEKEFGIHSTNDNINAVKKADAIILAVKPQMMEEVCKPLQNIDMSKKLVLTIAAGIPATRYNDYFATQLQLVRIMPNTPALVGKGLSGMFARHSLSSKDKQFADELMKSVGTTVWVEQESAINDIIAVAGSAPAYFFLFMESMQQEAERLGFSPDVARAIVQQAASGSTALAEKQHMLPFSTLREQVTSKGGTTAAALMQFYEGKLPENVASAMQAAIKRAQEMEKQF, encoded by the coding sequence ATGGAACATCGTAACATCGCTTTTATTGGCGCTGGAAATATGGCTCAAGCCATTATTGCTGGATTGATTCAAGGTGGATATCCAGCACATAAAATAACCGTCAGCTCACCTTCTGCCATTCGTAGAGAGCCTTTAGAGAAAGAGTTTGGTATCCATAGTACTAATGACAATATTAACGCAGTGAAAAAAGCGGACGCCATTATACTGGCTGTAAAACCTCAAATGATGGAAGAAGTTTGTAAGCCCTTACAAAATATTGATATGAGTAAAAAGTTAGTCCTCACTATCGCTGCTGGCATTCCTGCTACACGTTATAACGACTATTTTGCAACTCAATTACAACTCGTTCGTATTATGCCAAATACGCCTGCACTCGTAGGTAAAGGCTTAAGTGGTATGTTCGCACGCCATTCACTTTCATCTAAAGATAAACAATTCGCCGATGAATTAATGAAAAGTGTCGGAACAACTGTTTGGGTAGAGCAAGAATCTGCCATCAATGATATTATCGCCGTTGCTGGTAGTGCACCTGCTTATTTCTTCTTGTTTATGGAATCAATGCAACAAGAAGCTGAACGTTTAGGTTTTTCACCTGATGTAGCAAGAGCCATCGTGCAACAAGCGGCAAGTGGCTCTACTGCCTTAGCTGAAAAGCAACATATGCTACCTTTCTCAACTTTACGCGAGCAGGTAACATCAAAAGGTGGAACGACAGCCGCTGCGCTTATGCAGTTTTATGAAGGTAAATTACCTGAAAACGTCGCTTCTGCCATGCAAGCTGCGATTAAACGTGCGCAAGAAATGGAAAAACAATTTTAA
- a CDS encoding prepilin peptidase, which produces MLTFYLLTLSIFDADYFLLPNDLTFWLLFLGLSINYTTYGLVLFHHAFYGFLMGTGLFYGVYLWGYLIYQECVLGFGDVKLFGAIGAWCGFEKLPYILLGASLLGLCVYCIVLITTKEYLNKVAFGSCLSFSTLMVLSFYF; this is translated from the coding sequence ATGTTAACTTTTTATTTATTAACACTTTCTATTTTTGATGCGGACTATTTTTTGTTGCCTAATGACTTAACGTTTTGGTTGTTATTTTTAGGATTATCAATAAATTATACTACATATGGTCTAGTTCTTTTTCATCATGCTTTTTATGGTTTTTTAATGGGAACTGGGTTGTTTTATGGTGTTTATTTATGGGGATATCTTATTTATCAAGAATGTGTATTGGGTTTTGGTGATGTGAAATTGTTTGGTGCAATTGGCGCATGGTGTGGATTTGAAAAATTACCTTATATTCTTTTAGGTGCTTCTTTGTTGGGGCTTTGTGTGTATTGCATCGTATTAATAACCACAAAAGAATATTTAAACAAAGTCGCATTTGGTTCTTGTTTATCTTTTTCGACACTAATGGTGCTTAGTTTCTATTTTTAG
- a CDS encoding type IV pilus twitching motility protein PilT produces the protein MKMENLIAYSVKHNASDLHLCCGDVPRLRINGILYQQNQCKPITSDSLLAWFRPFLTDAQKQIFENEGQIDTALTLPCGQRLRINLFRQQKGVSAVLRIIETQIPSLDKLRVPKSVSTLLDNYSYGLILVTGATGSGKSSTLAAMINHLNQYQRQHILTLEDPIEFIHSNKQSVVQQREVGRDVQNSASAIKSALRQDPDVIMLGELRDAQSIKLALTAAETGHLVLATLHTQGATQTLERVTNVFAGNERQWISSQLACSLRAIISQELVPSTEGGRVALFEIMQVTQGISHLIREGKYHQVTTLMQTGSEYGMQTFMLSRQQRQHEGLIQRD, from the coding sequence ATGAAAATGGAAAATTTAATTGCGTATAGTGTAAAGCATAACGCCTCTGATCTGCATCTTTGTTGTGGCGATGTACCACGATTACGGATCAATGGAATACTTTATCAACAAAATCAATGTAAACCTATCACTTCCGATAGTCTACTTGCGTGGTTCAGGCCTTTTTTGACAGATGCCCAAAAGCAAATTTTTGAGAATGAAGGGCAGATTGATACAGCACTTACGCTGCCTTGTGGGCAACGGCTTCGTATTAATTTGTTTCGTCAACAAAAAGGTGTTTCAGCAGTATTAAGAATAATTGAAACACAAATCCCTTCTTTAGATAAACTTCGAGTACCTAAGTCGGTTTCAACATTATTAGATAACTATTCTTATGGGCTTATTTTAGTTACTGGGGCTACAGGCAGTGGTAAGTCATCGACATTAGCCGCGATGATCAATCATTTAAATCAATATCAACGTCAGCATATTTTGACATTAGAAGATCCAATTGAATTTATACATAGCAATAAACAAAGTGTTGTTCAGCAACGAGAGGTTGGACGCGATGTGCAAAATAGTGCAAGTGCAATAAAGAGTGCTTTACGTCAAGATCCAGACGTTATTATGCTTGGTGAGTTAAGAGATGCACAAAGCATTAAGTTAGCTTTAACCGCAGCTGAAACAGGGCATTTAGTTCTAGCTACTTTGCATACTCAAGGCGCAACACAAACACTTGAACGTGTTACTAACGTATTTGCAGGTAATGAGCGTCAATGGATTTCATCACAATTAGCATGCAGTTTGAGGGCGATAATTTCACAAGAGTTGGTACCTTCAACTGAAGGTGGGCGAGTGGCATTATTTGAAATAATGCAGGTTACGCAGGGCATTTCGCATCTTATTAGAGAAGGGAAATATCACCAAGTAACTACATTAATGCAAACGGGTAGTGAATATGGCATGCAAACCTTCATGTTAAGTCGCCAGCAACGTCAACATGAAGGATTAATTCAACGAGATTGA
- the gshB gene encoding glutathione synthase: MIKLGIVMDPISSIKIKKDTSFAMLLEAQRRGWEIHYMEMNDLYLHQGEARAHTRLLSVEENPEKWFEFGQEQDIALGELDTILMRKDPPFDTEFIYATYILERAEDMGTLIVNKPQSLRDCNEKLFTAWFPTLTPDTLVTREAKHLRAFHEKHGDVIFKPLDGMGGASIFRLKKDDPNVGVIIETLTDHGHRFCMAQNFLPEIVDGDKRILVVDGEPVPYCLARIPAKGETRGNLAAGGRGEARPLTESDWAIARQVAPILKQKGLIFVGLDVIGDRLTEINVTSPTCAREIEAAYPDVSVTGMLMDAIEVRLNKKN; this comes from the coding sequence ATGATTAAATTAGGTATTGTGATGGACCCAATTTCATCCATCAAAATCAAAAAAGACACCAGCTTTGCCATGCTATTAGAAGCACAGCGCCGTGGTTGGGAAATTCATTATATGGAAATGAACGATCTTTACCTACATCAAGGTGAAGCACGCGCTCATACTCGTTTACTCAGTGTAGAAGAAAACCCAGAAAAATGGTTTGAATTTGGCCAAGAGCAAGATATTGCTTTAGGTGAACTTGATACTATTTTAATGCGTAAAGATCCGCCTTTTGATACCGAGTTCATCTACGCAACCTATATTTTAGAGCGCGCAGAAGATATGGGAACACTCATTGTTAATAAGCCACAAAGCTTGCGTGATTGTAACGAAAAACTCTTCACAGCGTGGTTCCCAACATTAACACCAGATACTTTAGTTACCCGTGAAGCTAAACATTTACGTGCTTTTCATGAAAAACACGGTGATGTGATTTTCAAACCATTAGACGGTATGGGTGGCGCATCTATTTTCCGTTTGAAAAAAGACGATCCTAACGTAGGTGTCATTATCGAAACACTCACAGACCATGGTCATCGTTTCTGTATGGCGCAAAACTTCTTACCTGAAATTGTTGATGGTGATAAACGCATTCTTGTTGTAGACGGCGAACCTGTTCCTTATTGCTTAGCACGTATTCCTGCAAAAGGGGAAACTCGTGGCAATTTAGCGGCTGGTGGTCGCGGTGAAGCTCGCCCATTAACAGAGAGTGATTGGGCAATTGCACGTCAAGTCGCACCTATTCTTAAGCAAAAAGGTCTTATTTTTGTTGGCTTAGATGTTATTGGCGATCGCTTGACTGAAATTAACGTCACAAGCCCAACTTGTGCGCGTGAAATTGAAGCTGCTTATCCTGATGTATCTGTAACAGGTATGCTAATGGATGCAATTGAAGTACGCCTAAATAAGAAAAACTAA
- the rsmE gene encoding 16S rRNA (uracil(1498)-N(3))-methyltransferase has protein sequence MRIPRIYHPESLTTGTQTILDDEASNHVGRVLRMSTGQKLALFDGSNQVFDAEIIESTKKSVTVQVNEGIVDDKESPLDLHLGQVLSRGEKMEFTIQKSVELGVNTITPLISERCGVKLDPSRLEKKHQQWQKIIISACEQCGRNTLPQLMPVISLEEWCAQNDDSLKLNLHPRANQSINTLPLPVKKVRLLIGPEGGLSPEEIAMTAEHHFTDILLGPRVLRTETTALTAITALQVRFGDLG, from the coding sequence ATGCGTATTCCTCGCATTTATCATCCAGAATCACTCACAACAGGCACGCAAACAATATTAGATGACGAAGCATCTAATCATGTTGGACGTGTATTAAGAATGTCTACAGGGCAAAAACTGGCATTGTTTGATGGTTCAAACCAGGTGTTTGATGCCGAAATCATTGAAAGCACAAAAAAATCAGTCACAGTGCAAGTAAATGAAGGCATTGTTGATGATAAAGAATCCCCTCTCGACCTCCATTTAGGGCAAGTATTGTCTAGAGGTGAGAAAATGGAGTTTACTATTCAAAAATCAGTAGAGTTAGGTGTAAATACAATTACGCCACTGATCTCAGAACGCTGTGGTGTTAAACTAGATCCAAGCCGTTTAGAGAAAAAACATCAACAATGGCAAAAAATTATTATCTCAGCCTGTGAACAGTGTGGTAGAAATACGCTTCCACAATTGATGCCAGTGATATCATTGGAAGAATGGTGTGCTCAAAATGATGATAGTTTAAAACTCAATTTACACCCTAGAGCAAACCAAAGTATTAATACCTTACCCTTACCTGTTAAAAAAGTGCGCTTATTGATTGGCCCTGAAGGTGGACTTTCCCCCGAAGAAATCGCCATGACAGCAGAGCACCATTTTACTGATATTTTATTAGGTCCTCGTGTATTAAGAACTGAAACAACAGCGCTCACCGCAATCACCGCTTTGCAGGTTCGGTTCGGCGATCTGGGATAA
- a CDS encoding DsbA family protein, translating into MASVTSSTGDTQSTKILHYVYDPLCGWCYGIAPLIEVVSNIFPDAIKLHGGGLFTPTRAVTGGQSWKEHVTPIDERISQLSGQVFSHAYRDTLGNTEMVLNSLLPISAILVAQIMGKRDVYLLKALQEAYYLDGLNISDKNTLLFIVKKLGFDVEQFASLLSEINEAQTQQHLSQTQQLMSQVNGRGFPTLFIEDAQGYHLISVEKYLGNTKRWQQFITENL; encoded by the coding sequence ATGGCCTCAGTAACAAGCAGTACAGGTGACACTCAAAGTACTAAAATATTGCACTATGTTTACGATCCTCTTTGTGGTTGGTGTTATGGCATTGCTCCCCTTATTGAAGTAGTGAGCAATATATTTCCAGATGCTATCAAGTTACATGGTGGTGGTTTATTTACACCAACAAGAGCCGTAACCGGTGGTCAATCATGGAAAGAGCACGTTACCCCCATCGATGAACGTATTAGTCAATTATCAGGTCAAGTCTTTAGTCATGCATACCGTGACACCCTTGGTAACACAGAAATGGTATTAAACTCTCTGTTACCTATTTCAGCTATTCTTGTTGCTCAAATAATGGGAAAGCGTGACGTTTATTTATTAAAAGCATTACAAGAAGCCTATTACCTTGACGGTTTAAATATCAGTGATAAAAACACACTGTTATTTATTGTGAAAAAGCTAGGCTTTGATGTTGAACAGTTTGCATCTTTACTGTCTGAAATTAATGAAGCACAAACTCAACAACATTTAAGTCAAACACAGCAATTAATGAGCCAAGTTAATGGCCGTGGTTTTCCGACACTATTTATTGAAGATGCTCAAGGTTATCACCTGATATCAGTTGAAAAATATTTAGGTAATACAAAACGTTGGCAGCAATTTATAACGGAAAATCTATAA
- a CDS encoding YqgE/AlgH family protein, with protein sequence MNLLNHFLIAMPSLSDPLFERSVVYVCEHNENGAMGLIINKPIEDISVEGVLDQLEIFSTDRDEAISLQKPVMSGGPVAEEHGFILHTPVSGFSSSIKISDSTMITTSKDVLETLGTARQPEKTLVSLGYSSWEQGQLEKEILENSWLTVEAAPQIIFDTPIAERWHKAAELIGINIHTISPIAGHA encoded by the coding sequence ATGAATTTACTTAACCATTTTCTTATTGCTATGCCTTCATTGAGCGATCCGTTATTTGAGCGTTCGGTCGTCTATGTTTGCGAACATAATGAAAACGGTGCGATGGGCTTAATTATTAATAAACCTATCGAAGATATCTCAGTGGAAGGCGTATTAGATCAACTGGAGATTTTTTCAACGGACAGAGACGAAGCGATTAGCTTACAAAAACCTGTGATGTCAGGAGGTCCAGTTGCAGAAGAGCATGGTTTTATCTTACATACTCCGGTGTCAGGTTTTAGCTCTAGCATAAAAATCAGTGACAGCACTATGATCACAACATCCAAAGATGTATTAGAAACCTTAGGCACAGCAAGACAACCAGAAAAAACATTAGTTTCTTTGGGATATTCCAGCTGGGAACAAGGTCAGTTAGAGAAAGAGATTTTAGAAAATAGTTGGCTTACAGTTGAAGCAGCGCCTCAGATTATTTTTGATACCCCTATTGCTGAACGTTGGCATAAAGCTGCTGAATTAATTGGGATTAATATCCATACTATTTCGCCTATAGCGGGTCACGCATAA
- a CDS encoding YggS family pyridoxal phosphate-dependent enzyme, producing MNTIKQNLVNVRSHIDTAAQKCGRSSEEITLLAVSKTKPASDIEKAIACGQTEFGENYVQEGVDKINYFSDNHALVWHFIGPLQSNKTRLVAENFDWCHTIDRLKIAQRLSDQRPASLPPLNVLIQINISDENSKSGINLTELDGLAAQISILSSIKLRGLMAIPAPESNYDKQVEVLEKMHLAFKQLQSQYPNIDTLSMGMTSDMEAAIACGSTLVRIGTAIFGARDYATK from the coding sequence ATGAATACTATTAAACAGAATCTCGTCAATGTCAGGTCTCACATTGACACCGCAGCGCAGAAATGCGGCCGTTCTTCAGAAGAAATAACACTACTTGCAGTGAGCAAAACAAAACCTGCGAGCGACATCGAAAAAGCAATCGCATGTGGGCAAACTGAATTTGGTGAAAACTATGTCCAAGAAGGCGTTGATAAAATCAATTATTTTTCTGATAACCACGCTCTAGTTTGGCACTTTATCGGTCCTCTACAGTCAAATAAAACACGTCTTGTTGCTGAAAATTTTGATTGGTGCCATACCATTGATAGATTAAAAATCGCTCAAAGATTAAGTGATCAACGTCCTGCTTCATTGCCACCATTAAATGTACTTATTCAAATCAATATTAGTGATGAAAACAGCAAATCAGGCATTAATCTTACTGAACTTGATGGGCTAGCAGCACAAATTTCTATTCTTTCAAGCATTAAATTACGCGGATTAATGGCTATTCCCGCACCTGAAAGTAATTATGACAAACAAGTTGAAGTATTAGAAAAAATGCATCTTGCCTTTAAGCAATTACAATCTCAATACCCCAACATAGATACATTATCTATGGGAATGACGAGTGATATGGAAGCCGCTATTGCTTGTGGTTCAACACTTGTTCGTATTGGTACAGCAATTTTTGGCGCAAGAGATTACGCGACTAAGTAA
- a CDS encoding MBL fold metallo-hydrolase: MKKLLPLTLAATAFFATSALATELTLDIYNPGEASVFPVSSEIIYGDKDAVLIDAQFQKNDAQALVDKIKASGKNLTYIYISHSDPDFYFGLDVITDAFPNAKVIATAPTINAINETQAGKLAYWSTVLKENAPKKIIIPEEVTGDSFSIEGETISIKGLDSQSPDRTYLYVPKLNAVMGGVLVYENIHVWLADTQTITERQYWVKALQQIKSLSPKTVIPGHYLPKATYSLQAVDFTMNYLIEAEKNLEKTKNSDEFIAVMEKTHQNLADKSSLELSAKVLKGEMQWPQ, translated from the coding sequence ATGAAAAAATTACTTCCTTTAACACTTGCAGCAACCGCCTTCTTCGCAACTTCAGCATTAGCTACTGAATTAACATTAGATATCTATAATCCAGGAGAGGCGAGTGTTTTTCCTGTTTCTTCTGAAATTATTTATGGTGATAAAGATGCTGTTTTAATTGATGCTCAATTTCAGAAAAATGATGCACAAGCCTTAGTTGATAAGATCAAAGCTTCTGGAAAAAACCTGACTTATATTTATATCAGCCATTCAGATCCTGATTTTTATTTTGGATTAGATGTTATTACTGATGCGTTTCCAAATGCTAAAGTGATTGCAACTGCGCCCACAATCAATGCAATCAACGAAACCCAAGCAGGAAAACTGGCCTACTGGAGCACAGTACTTAAAGAAAATGCCCCTAAAAAAATCATCATTCCTGAAGAGGTAACAGGCGATAGTTTTTCTATTGAAGGAGAGACTATTTCTATCAAAGGATTAGATAGCCAATCTCCAGATAGAACATATCTTTATGTTCCAAAACTGAACGCAGTGATGGGGGGTGTTTTAGTTTATGAAAATATTCATGTCTGGTTAGCAGATACTCAAACTATCACAGAGCGCCAATATTGGGTTAAAGCATTGCAACAAATAAAATCACTCTCACCAAAAACTGTTATTCCAGGCCACTATTTACCTAAAGCAACATATAGTCTACAAGCAGTTGACTTTACGATGAATTATCTAATTGAGGCTGAGAAAAATCTTGAAAAGACAAAAAATTCAGATGAATTTATTGCAGTGATGGAAAAAACTCATCAGAATTTAGCAGATAAATCAAGCCTAGAGCTCAGTGCAAAAGTACTTAAAGGAGAGATGCAATGGCCTCAGTAA